One stretch of Methylopila sp. 73B DNA includes these proteins:
- the lpxC gene encoding UDP-3-O-acyl-N-acetylglucosamine deacetylase, giving the protein MFAHQTTLAGTAVVDGVGVHSGAPVVMTLEPGDAGTGVVFVRTTADGDEHEIPARHDLVKATELQTVLGDAGGASVSTIEHLMAALRALGVDNARVCLDGPEVAIVDGSSRPFVEAIEAVGLRKLSAPRRMLKILKPVRVEQGRGYAELAPAPSGFHMDVTIDFASDLIGRQQIRFDLTPQVFREEIAAARTFGFLKDVERLWAAGFARGSSMENTVVLGDDRVLNPEGLRFVDEFVRHKALDAVGDLALSGLPLVGRFTSFCGGHKLNGAVLGALLADPSAYAIVEEAPVRREQREPRHAAAPLASAVPAFGPRVD; this is encoded by the coding sequence ATGTTTGCGCACCAGACCACGCTTGCAGGAACGGCCGTCGTCGACGGCGTCGGCGTCCATTCCGGCGCGCCGGTCGTCATGACGCTCGAGCCGGGCGACGCCGGCACGGGCGTCGTCTTCGTCCGCACGACCGCGGACGGCGACGAGCACGAGATTCCAGCCCGCCACGATCTGGTGAAGGCGACCGAGCTCCAGACCGTGCTGGGCGACGCCGGCGGCGCGAGCGTCTCGACCATCGAGCACCTGATGGCGGCGCTGCGCGCGCTCGGCGTCGACAACGCCCGCGTGTGCCTCGACGGCCCCGAGGTGGCGATCGTCGACGGCTCGTCGCGCCCCTTCGTGGAGGCGATCGAGGCGGTCGGCCTGCGCAAGCTCTCGGCGCCGCGCCGGATGCTGAAGATCCTGAAGCCGGTCCGCGTCGAACAGGGCCGCGGCTACGCCGAGCTCGCGCCCGCGCCGTCCGGTTTCCACATGGACGTCACCATCGATTTCGCGTCCGACCTGATCGGCCGCCAGCAGATTCGTTTCGACCTTACGCCGCAGGTCTTCCGCGAGGAGATCGCGGCGGCGCGCACCTTCGGCTTCCTGAAGGACGTGGAGCGCCTGTGGGCGGCCGGCTTCGCCCGCGGCTCCTCGATGGAGAACACGGTCGTGCTGGGCGACGACCGGGTGCTGAACCCCGAGGGCCTGCGCTTCGTGGACGAGTTCGTGCGCCACAAGGCGCTGGACGCCGTCGGCGATCTGGCGCTGTCCGGCCTGCCGCTCGTCGGCCGCTTCACCTCGTTCTGCGGCGGCCACAAGCTGAACGGCGCCGTGCTCGGCGCCCTGCTGGCGGATCCCTCGGCCTACGCGATCGTCGAGGAGGCGCCCGTTCGCCGCGAGCAGCGCGAGCCGCGGCATGCCGCCGCTCCGCTCGCCAGCGCCGTTCCGGCGTTCGGCCCGCGGGTCGACTGA
- a CDS encoding outer membrane protein assembly factor BamD, which yields MRTSSATPSARRRGFRFALALALATPAALPLAGCSYFSSDKDALAPDEPADKLYNEGLANLNAGSYDAAKKKFAEVDRQHPYTDWGRKAILMTTFANYRAGNYSEAITSGTRYVQLHPTSQDAAYAQYLVAMSYYNEVPDVSRDQERTRKALATFDEVVRRWPDSEYATESKKRILIARDQLAGKEMQIGRFYLARRDYTGAINRFRVVVSQYQQTRHIEEALFRLTEAYMALGITGEAQTAAAILGHNFPDSEWYQKSYALVTNGGLTPQENSGSWISRAFRGVVG from the coding sequence ATGCGTACGTCTTCCGCCACTCCGTCCGCGCGCCGTCGGGGCTTTCGATTCGCTCTGGCGCTCGCCCTTGCGACGCCGGCCGCGCTGCCGCTTGCGGGCTGCTCCTACTTCTCGTCGGACAAGGACGCGCTCGCGCCCGACGAACCGGCGGACAAGCTCTACAACGAGGGCCTGGCCAACCTGAACGCCGGCTCCTACGACGCCGCGAAGAAGAAGTTCGCCGAGGTCGACCGCCAGCACCCCTATACCGACTGGGGCCGCAAGGCGATCTTGATGACCACCTTCGCGAACTACCGCGCCGGCAACTATTCCGAGGCCATCACCAGCGGCACGCGCTACGTCCAGCTGCACCCGACCAGCCAGGACGCGGCTTACGCGCAGTATCTGGTCGCGATGTCCTATTACAACGAAGTGCCCGACGTCAGCCGCGACCAGGAGCGCACCCGCAAGGCGCTCGCCACCTTCGACGAGGTCGTGCGCCGCTGGCCGGACAGCGAGTACGCGACCGAATCGAAGAAGCGCATCCTGATCGCCCGCGACCAGCTCGCCGGCAAGGAAATGCAGATCGGGCGCTTCTATCTCGCCCGCCGCGACTACACCGGCGCTATCAACCGCTTCCGCGTCGTCGTCAGCCAGTACCAGCAGACCCGCCACATCGAAGAGGCCCTGTTCCGGCTGACCGAGGCCTACATGGCGCTCGGCATCACCGGCGAGGCGCAGACCGCCGCGGCGATCCTCGGCCACAACTTCCCGGACAGCGAGTGGTACCAGAAGAGCTATGCGCTGGTGACGAACGGCGGGCTGACGCCGCAGGAGAACTCCGGCTCCTGGATCAGCCGCGCGTTCCGGGGCGTCGTGGGCTGA
- the recN gene encoding DNA repair protein RecN — protein sequence MLARLSIRDIVLIDRLDVDFEAGLSVMTGETGAGKSIVLDAVSLALGGRGDGGLVREGEAQGQVTAVFDLALDHPARAILKSQDIDDDGDLILRRVQARDGRTRAFVNDQPVSAQALRTLGATLVEIHGQHDDRALVDTAAHRALLDGYGGLGREVAATSVAWRRRREAEKALAEHTARVEAARREADYLRHASEELRALGAEVGEEQDLAGRRSAMMRAEKAAEDLNEAFDAVAGGSSPVTTIANAIRRLERRAASSPELVEPAIKALDAALLALDEGEAHLKAAIEATAFDPRELERIEERLFALRAASRKYDRPADDLAALAAKFFADLADLDAGEERLIALDAEAKAAAEAYDAAAGALSAARRAAAGRLDAAVMAELPDLKLERARFMTEIVSDGGGAGPDGIDRVEFWVQTNPGTRAGPLAKIASGGELSRFMLALKVALADRGSAPTLVFDEIDTGVGGAVADAIGARLARLAQTVQVLSVTHAPQVAARAGRHFLISKAQPEGETRVATRVEALDAPARREEIARMLAGASVTEEARAAAASLLDGAA from the coding sequence GTGCTCGCACGGCTGTCTATTCGCGACATCGTCCTGATTGACCGGCTCGACGTCGATTTCGAGGCCGGGCTTTCGGTCATGACCGGCGAGACCGGCGCGGGCAAGTCGATCGTGCTCGACGCGGTCTCGCTTGCGCTCGGCGGGCGAGGCGACGGCGGGCTCGTGCGCGAAGGCGAGGCGCAGGGCCAGGTCACCGCCGTGTTCGACCTCGCGCTCGATCATCCCGCGCGCGCGATCCTCAAGTCTCAGGACATCGACGACGACGGCGACCTGATCCTTCGTCGGGTGCAGGCGCGCGACGGCCGCACCCGCGCGTTCGTCAACGACCAGCCGGTGAGCGCCCAGGCGCTGCGCACGCTCGGCGCGACGCTGGTCGAGATCCACGGCCAGCACGACGACCGCGCGCTGGTCGACACCGCCGCCCACCGCGCGCTGCTCGACGGCTACGGCGGTCTTGGCCGGGAGGTCGCGGCGACGTCCGTCGCCTGGCGCCGTCGCCGGGAGGCGGAGAAGGCGCTGGCCGAGCACACCGCCCGCGTCGAAGCCGCCCGCCGCGAGGCGGATTACCTGCGCCACGCCAGCGAGGAGTTGCGGGCGCTCGGGGCCGAAGTCGGCGAAGAGCAGGACCTGGCGGGGCGTCGCTCCGCCATGATGCGGGCGGAGAAGGCGGCGGAGGACCTCAACGAGGCCTTCGACGCCGTCGCGGGCGGCTCGTCGCCCGTGACCACCATCGCAAACGCCATCCGCCGGCTGGAACGGCGCGCCGCCTCGTCGCCCGAGCTGGTGGAGCCCGCCATCAAGGCGCTCGACGCCGCCCTGCTCGCGCTCGACGAGGGCGAGGCGCACCTGAAGGCCGCGATCGAGGCGACCGCCTTCGACCCCCGCGAGCTGGAGCGCATCGAGGAGCGGCTGTTCGCGCTGCGCGCGGCGTCCCGTAAGTACGATCGGCCGGCCGACGACCTTGCGGCGCTGGCCGCGAAGTTCTTCGCGGACCTCGCCGATCTCGACGCCGGCGAAGAGCGGCTGATCGCGCTCGACGCGGAGGCCAAGGCCGCGGCGGAGGCCTATGACGCCGCGGCGGGCGCCTTGAGCGCCGCCCGGCGCGCCGCGGCGGGCCGGCTCGACGCCGCCGTGATGGCGGAGCTGCCCGATCTGAAGCTCGAGCGGGCGCGCTTCATGACCGAGATCGTCTCGGACGGCGGCGGCGCGGGGCCGGACGGGATCGACCGCGTCGAGTTCTGGGTGCAGACCAACCCCGGCACCCGCGCGGGGCCGCTCGCCAAGATCGCCTCGGGCGGCGAGCTGTCGCGGTTCATGCTGGCGCTGAAGGTGGCGCTGGCCGACCGCGGATCGGCCCCCACGCTGGTGTTCGACGAGATCGACACCGGCGTCGGCGGGGCGGTGGCGGACGCGATCGGCGCCCGGCTCGCCCGGCTCGCCCAAACGGTGCAGGTGCTGTCGGTCACCCATGCGCCGCAGGTGGCGGCGCGCGCCGGACGGCATTTCCTGATCTCGAAGGCGCAGCCCGAGGGCGAGACGCGGGTGGCGACCCGGGTCGAGGCGCTCGACGCGCCCGCGCGCCGGGAGGAGATCGCGCGCATGCTGGCCGGGGCGTCGGTGACCGAAGAGGCGCGCGCCGCGGCCGCGAGCCTGCTGGACGGCGCGGCGTAA
- the ligA gene encoding NAD-dependent DNA ligase LigA — MPKPDTAHGALPPALPDAAAEHARLADEVRAHDKRYYQDDAPTIDDAGYDALRRELQALEAQFPELKTPDSPTETVGAAPSDAFAKVRHAVPMLSLSNAFSDEDVAEFIARVRRFLDLKPEQELPVSAEPKIDGLSASLRYEKGRFVRGATRGDGAVGEDVTANLRTVADVPERLTGDDVPDVIEVRGEVYMSHADFKALNERQTEAGKPVFANPRNAAAGSLRQLDPKITSERPLRFFAYAWGEASAVPADTQKGMVDNLRRWGFATNDLMRVLGTAEELIAHYHAIEEQRASLGYDIDGVVYKVDSLALQRRLGFVSRSPRWAIAHKFPAERATTVLEAIDIQVGRTGSLTPVAKLKPVTVGGVVVSNATLHNEDEIARKDVRVGDTVVVQRAGDVIPQIVEVVLDQRPAGAKPFEFPHKCPVCGSHAARDEGEVVWRCTGGLICRAQAVERLRHFVSRGAMDIEGLGEKQIEAFYEAGDVREPADIFTLKARDAQPGKLTRLKNREGWGETSAANLFAAIEDARTREVNRVLYGLGIRHVGEINAKRLLRHYATIDALREAAKAATPPNPAVKGDKGDDAWREMIDIDGVGAVVAHAVVDFFQEPKNAPPLDALLKELTPAPMPAAASNTPVTGLTVVFTGALERMTRDEAKAMAERLGAKVAGSVSKKTDLVVSGPGAGSKLAKAKELGIETLTEDEWLARVGEGG, encoded by the coding sequence ATGCCAAAACCTGACACCGCGCACGGCGCGCTTCCGCCCGCGCTGCCCGACGCCGCCGCGGAGCACGCGCGGCTGGCCGACGAGGTTCGCGCGCACGACAAGCGCTACTATCAGGACGACGCGCCGACGATCGACGACGCCGGGTACGACGCCCTCCGCCGGGAGCTGCAGGCGCTCGAGGCCCAGTTCCCCGAGCTTAAGACGCCGGACAGCCCGACCGAGACCGTGGGCGCCGCGCCCTCCGACGCCTTCGCCAAGGTGCGGCACGCCGTGCCGATGCTGTCGCTGTCGAACGCCTTCTCCGATGAGGACGTGGCGGAGTTCATCGCCCGCGTGCGCCGCTTTCTCGACCTGAAGCCGGAGCAGGAGCTGCCGGTCTCGGCCGAGCCGAAGATCGACGGCCTTTCCGCTTCGCTGCGCTACGAGAAGGGCCGCTTCGTCCGCGGCGCGACCCGAGGCGACGGGGCGGTGGGCGAGGACGTCACCGCGAACCTCCGCACCGTCGCCGACGTGCCCGAGCGCCTGACGGGCGACGACGTCCCCGATGTGATCGAGGTGCGCGGCGAGGTCTACATGTCCCACGCCGACTTCAAGGCGCTGAACGAGCGCCAGACCGAGGCCGGCAAGCCGGTCTTCGCGAACCCGCGCAACGCCGCCGCGGGGAGCCTGCGCCAGCTCGATCCGAAGATCACCTCCGAGCGGCCTCTTCGATTCTTCGCCTACGCCTGGGGCGAGGCGAGCGCGGTTCCCGCCGACACCCAGAAGGGCATGGTCGACAACCTCCGCCGCTGGGGCTTCGCCACCAACGACCTGATGCGGGTGCTGGGAACGGCCGAGGAGCTGATCGCGCACTACCACGCTATCGAGGAGCAGCGGGCGAGCCTCGGCTACGACATCGACGGCGTCGTCTACAAGGTCGACAGCCTCGCGCTGCAGCGCCGTCTCGGCTTCGTGTCGCGGAGCCCACGCTGGGCGATCGCCCACAAGTTTCCGGCCGAGCGCGCGACGACGGTGCTGGAGGCGATCGACATCCAGGTGGGCCGCACGGGCTCGCTGACGCCGGTCGCGAAGCTCAAGCCCGTAACCGTCGGCGGCGTCGTGGTGTCGAACGCGACGCTGCACAACGAAGACGAGATCGCCCGCAAGGACGTGCGCGTCGGCGACACCGTCGTCGTGCAGCGCGCCGGCGACGTCATCCCGCAGATCGTGGAGGTGGTGCTCGATCAGCGGCCGGCGGGGGCAAAGCCGTTCGAATTCCCGCACAAATGCCCGGTCTGCGGCAGCCACGCCGCCCGCGACGAGGGCGAGGTGGTGTGGCGCTGCACCGGCGGCCTGATCTGCCGGGCGCAGGCGGTGGAGCGACTGCGCCATTTCGTATCGCGCGGCGCCATGGACATCGAGGGTCTCGGCGAGAAGCAGATCGAGGCCTTCTACGAGGCCGGCGACGTGCGCGAGCCCGCGGACATCTTCACGCTCAAGGCCCGGGACGCGCAGCCCGGCAAGCTCACGCGGCTGAAGAACCGGGAAGGGTGGGGCGAGACCTCGGCGGCGAACCTCTTCGCCGCGATCGAGGACGCGCGCACGCGCGAGGTGAACCGCGTGCTCTACGGGCTCGGCATCCGTCACGTGGGCGAGATCAACGCCAAGCGGTTGCTCCGCCATTACGCGACGATCGACGCCCTGCGGGAGGCCGCGAAGGCCGCCACGCCACCCAACCCGGCGGTGAAGGGCGATAAGGGCGACGACGCCTGGCGCGAGATGATCGACATCGACGGCGTCGGCGCGGTCGTGGCGCACGCCGTCGTCGACTTCTTTCAGGAGCCGAAGAACGCGCCGCCGCTCGACGCGCTGTTGAAGGAGCTGACGCCCGCGCCGATGCCCGCCGCCGCTTCGAACACGCCGGTCACGGGCCTCACCGTGGTCTTTACCGGCGCGCTGGAGCGCATGACCCGCGACGAGGCCAAGGCCATGGCCGAGCGGCTTGGCGCCAAGGTCGCGGGCTCGGTGTCCAAGAAGACCGACCTCGTGGTCTCGGGACCCGGCGCAGGCTCCAAGCTCGCGAAGGCGAAGGAGCTCGGGATCGAGACCCTGACGGAAGACGAGTGGCTGGCGCGGGTGGGCGAGGGCGGATGA
- a CDS encoding AzlC family ABC transporter permease, with protein sequence MTVGLREVRDGLRDIAPAAIAAIPIGLLFGALMASKGLTPAEVALMSGFVCAGGAQLAAVELWVHPAPILALAVSTALIDARHVLMSTSLARRTEAFAWWQKMLGFYVMSDENWALGERRAAERTLAPAYFITMGATLWINWVTTTTLGAIGGAMLGDPRLYGADFAFTALFIGLAAAFVRGPGGMAVVAASGLASAATYVSVGAPWHVAAGAAAGVATAWALAGADEEEALA encoded by the coding sequence ATGACGGTCGGGCTGCGGGAGGTTCGCGACGGGCTGAGGGACATCGCCCCCGCGGCGATCGCGGCGATCCCCATCGGCCTGCTGTTCGGGGCGCTGATGGCGTCCAAGGGGCTTACGCCGGCCGAGGTGGCGCTGATGTCCGGCTTCGTCTGCGCCGGCGGCGCTCAGCTCGCGGCGGTCGAGCTCTGGGTGCATCCCGCCCCGATCCTCGCGCTGGCGGTCTCCACCGCGCTGATCGACGCCCGCCACGTGCTGATGAGCACCTCGCTCGCCCGGCGGACCGAGGCCTTCGCCTGGTGGCAGAAGATGCTCGGATTCTACGTCATGTCCGACGAGAACTGGGCGCTCGGCGAACGCCGCGCGGCGGAGCGGACGCTGGCGCCGGCCTACTTCATCACCATGGGCGCGACGCTCTGGATCAATTGGGTGACGACGACCACGCTCGGGGCGATCGGCGGCGCCATGCTCGGCGACCCCAGGCTCTACGGCGCGGACTTCGCCTTCACCGCGCTGTTCATCGGCCTCGCGGCCGCCTTCGTGCGCGGACCGGGCGGCATGGCGGTGGTCGCCGCGAGCGGGCTCGCCTCCGCGGCGACATACGTCAGCGTCGGCGCGCCCTGGCACGTCGCGGCCGGCGCCGCCGCGGGCGTCGCGACCGCCTGGGCGCTCGCGGGCGCGGACGAGGAGGAAGCGCTCGCATGA
- a CDS encoding AzlD domain-containing protein — protein MSVDPWTLLAILVMASITYATRISGVLLGGRLKLSPRAQAAFNAVPPAVLVALIAPSALATGGAETIAALAAAVAATRLPLLGVIAVGVVTVVALRALGL, from the coding sequence ATGAGCGTCGATCCCTGGACCCTGCTCGCCATACTGGTCATGGCGTCGATCACCTACGCCACCCGTATTTCAGGCGTGCTGCTCGGAGGGCGCCTGAAGCTCAGCCCGCGGGCGCAGGCGGCGTTCAACGCGGTGCCGCCGGCGGTTCTGGTCGCGCTGATCGCGCCCTCCGCGCTCGCGACCGGCGGGGCGGAAACCATCGCCGCGCTCGCCGCCGCCGTGGCCGCGACGCGGCTGCCGCTGCTCGGCGTCATCGCGGTCGGCGTCGTAACGGTCGTCGCGCTGCGAGCGCTCGGACTCTAG
- a CDS encoding peptidase S10, whose protein sequence is MSTPMTSRIAFLAAALLIGSLAPAGAQEKAPNPVALPAEATQRETAVTADGTLAYNVRVEAVPLYDPKGEKVAEVVVTSYLLDRTDAKTRPITYAFNGGPGAASAFLNFGAIGPKRMPFGAEGTTPSDLPHLVDNAETWLGFTDLVFVDPVGTGYSRAAGATDAKDFWGVESDVDTLSRVVAKHLALRNRLMSPVYLVGESYGGFRVPRIARQLQSRDGVGVRGLVAISPVLDFAIRDGEGSSPIPWVSALPSLAASARERKGPVERADLADVEAYASGDFLADLMKGPRDAEAVDRLSARVAEFTGLDRAFVKRLGGRVDIQTFARESRRDEGKVGSLYDANVTAFDPFPSSARAQWEDPVLDGALAPLTRAAVDFYARDLGFRVDRRYELLASDVNRGWKWGSGQSLPESTSALREALALDPKLKVLVAHGATDLVTPYMESKIVLDQLPAFGDPERVKLAVYAGGHMFYARDASRAALLKDAKALFGAE, encoded by the coding sequence ATGTCAACGCCCATGACCAGCCGCATCGCCTTCCTCGCCGCCGCGCTCCTGATCGGCTCGCTTGCTCCAGCCGGCGCGCAGGAGAAGGCGCCGAACCCCGTCGCCCTGCCGGCGGAGGCGACGCAGCGGGAGACCGCCGTCACGGCGGACGGCACGCTCGCCTACAACGTCCGAGTCGAGGCTGTGCCGCTCTACGACCCCAAAGGCGAAAAGGTCGCCGAGGTCGTCGTGACCTCCTACCTGCTCGACCGGACGGACGCGAAGACGCGGCCCATCACCTACGCCTTCAACGGCGGACCGGGCGCGGCCTCCGCCTTCCTCAACTTCGGCGCGATCGGCCCGAAGCGCATGCCCTTCGGCGCCGAAGGGACGACGCCCTCCGACCTCCCGCACCTCGTCGACAACGCCGAGACCTGGCTCGGCTTCACCGACCTCGTGTTCGTTGATCCGGTCGGCACCGGTTACAGCCGGGCGGCGGGCGCGACCGACGCCAAGGATTTCTGGGGCGTCGAGAGCGACGTCGACACGCTGTCGCGGGTCGTCGCCAAGCACCTCGCCCTCCGCAACCGCCTGATGTCGCCGGTCTATCTCGTCGGCGAGAGCTACGGCGGCTTCCGCGTGCCCCGCATCGCCCGGCAGCTGCAGTCCCGCGACGGCGTCGGCGTGCGCGGCCTCGTGGCGATCTCCCCGGTGCTGGACTTCGCGATCCGCGACGGCGAGGGATCGTCGCCGATCCCGTGGGTGTCGGCGCTGCCGTCGCTCGCCGCCAGCGCCCGCGAACGCAAGGGGCCGGTGGAGCGCGCGGATCTCGCGGACGTGGAAGCCTACGCGTCCGGTGATTTTCTCGCCGACTTGATGAAAGGGCCCCGCGACGCCGAGGCCGTCGACCGCCTGTCCGCCCGCGTCGCGGAGTTCACCGGCCTCGACCGCGCCTTCGTGAAGCGCCTCGGCGGGCGCGTCGACATCCAGACCTTCGCCCGCGAGTCGCGGCGGGACGAGGGCAAGGTCGGCTCGCTCTACGACGCCAACGTCACCGCGTTCGATCCCTTCCCCTCGTCGGCGCGCGCGCAGTGGGAGGATCCGGTGCTTGACGGCGCGCTCGCCCCTCTCACGCGCGCGGCGGTCGACTTCTACGCCCGCGACCTCGGCTTTCGGGTCGACCGCCGCTACGAGCTGCTCGCCTCCGACGTGAACCGGGGCTGGAAGTGGGGCTCGGGCCAGTCGCTGCCGGAATCCACCAGCGCCCTGCGCGAGGCGCTGGCGCTCGATCCCAAGCTCAAGGTCTTGGTGGCGCACGGCGCGACGGATCTCGTCACGCCCTACATGGAATCCAAGATCGTGCTGGATCAGTTGCCGGCGTTCGGCGACCCGGAGCGCGTGAAGCTCGCGGTCTATGCCGGCGGCCACATGTTCTACGCGCGCGACGCATCCCGCGCGGCGCTGCTGAAGGACGCAAAGGCGCTGTTCGGGGCGGAGTAA
- a CDS encoding YeeE/YedE thiosulfate transporter family protein, translated as MTRPLFLKHLSTPRPATAAALLCLAPLGAWVFAVLDGGFGDRSWAVVAGAIFGVALQRGELSLVRAWRDLMALKDAGQLLGFLAALAVAAALTLGALAVTGGGRPENARIGPVDWLLPVAAFVFGVGSVIARGGVMVHLRRLSEGSLVAIPALAAVFLGFVIAIVHWPWTWATAIAAAPTPWLPTWLGPAGTLAVQLAGLAGCAALLWRYRPPASDSGPGLVHRVFVQPWPATAAGALLGCLVAASYAAGEPLGLIAECATIARWLATMIGLVPQELPGLDAGVAGLKAPLLQGFALTEHVLILIGFVLGAFACAVASGRFTIEGFTRRDGLEMVLGGVMIGWGAMTALGAVTGEAIAGVAVGALSGWVFLVFTSLGIVVALKLDPRSSVTAPEPTPPEGAS; from the coding sequence GTGACGCGGCCGCTTTTCCTCAAGCATCTCTCCACGCCGCGGCCGGCGACGGCCGCGGCGCTTTTGTGTCTCGCGCCGCTCGGCGCCTGGGTCTTCGCCGTTCTGGACGGAGGCTTCGGCGACCGCAGCTGGGCGGTCGTCGCCGGCGCGATCTTCGGGGTGGCGCTGCAGCGCGGCGAACTTTCGCTCGTTCGCGCGTGGCGCGACCTGATGGCGCTGAAGGACGCCGGCCAGCTGCTCGGCTTCCTCGCGGCGCTCGCCGTCGCGGCCGCGCTGACGCTCGGCGCGCTCGCGGTCACCGGCGGCGGCCGACCCGAGAACGCCCGCATCGGCCCGGTCGACTGGCTGCTGCCGGTCGCGGCTTTCGTCTTCGGCGTCGGCTCCGTGATCGCCCGCGGCGGCGTAATGGTCCATCTGCGGCGCCTGAGCGAAGGCTCGCTCGTCGCCATCCCGGCGCTGGCGGCCGTCTTCCTCGGCTTCGTCATCGCGATCGTCCACTGGCCCTGGACCTGGGCGACCGCCATCGCCGCGGCCCCGACGCCGTGGCTGCCGACCTGGCTCGGACCGGCGGGGACGCTCGCCGTCCAGCTGGCGGGCCTCGCGGGCTGCGCGGCCCTGCTCTGGCGCTATCGTCCGCCGGCGTCGGACAGCGGACCTGGACTTGTCCACCGCGTGTTCGTCCAGCCCTGGCCCGCGACCGCCGCGGGCGCGCTGCTCGGGTGTCTCGTCGCGGCGAGCTACGCGGCCGGAGAGCCGCTCGGGCTGATCGCCGAGTGCGCCACGATCGCGCGTTGGCTCGCCACCATGATCGGCCTCGTCCCTCAGGAGCTGCCGGGGCTCGACGCCGGCGTCGCAGGCCTGAAGGCGCCTTTGCTGCAGGGCTTCGCGCTCACCGAGCACGTCCTGATCCTGATCGGCTTTGTGCTCGGCGCCTTCGCCTGCGCGGTCGCCTCCGGCCGCTTCACGATCGAAGGCTTCACGCGCCGGGACGGCCTCGAGATGGTCTTGGGCGGAGTGATGATTGGCTGGGGGGCCATGACCGCGCTGGGCGCGGTGACGGGCGAAGCGATCGCGGGCGTCGCGGTCGGCGCGCTCTCGGGCTGGGTCTTCCTCGTGTTCACGTCGCTCGGCATCGTCGTCGCGCTGAAGCTCGATCCGCGGTCGTCCGTCACCGCCCCCGAGCCCACGCCGCCGGAAGGAGCGTCGTGA